In one window of Lewinella sp. 4G2 DNA:
- the cysS gene encoding cysteine--tRNA ligase, with protein sequence MPQALKLYNSLSRKKEVFQPLNEGFIGLYVCGPTVYSDVHLGNVRTFTSFDIIYRHLLHRGYKVRYVRNITDVGHLTDEGEDKMSKGARVAKLEPMEVAQKYTVGFHEMMRRFNNKPPSIEPRASGHIIEQIEMVQEILKNGYAYESNGSVYFDVAAFNEKNDGMYGHLSGRKIDELLAESRELKAQGDKRNPTDFAIWMKATPDHILRWNSPWGEGFPGWHLECSAMSTKYLGEQFDIHGGGNDLKFPHHENEIAQNAGSCGCGGARYWLHTNMLLMNGRKMSKSDGNTITPQQLFTGDSPHVTDSYSPMMLRFFMLQTHYRSPMDLTDEALQAAKKGYARLTEAWANLQNLEGQGGAQNGTVGKELTAGLAAAYAEMDDDFNTPKALAKVFELVSRINALKGGQLSLKEVSKETLEIFRNDLGTLLFDVFGLQDEGAAAGANDEAFGKVMDLVLDLRAQARAEKNWGMSDKMRDGLKAAGVVVKDGKDGSEWSVE encoded by the coding sequence ATGCCCCAAGCACTAAAACTCTACAACTCCCTCTCCCGCAAAAAAGAGGTCTTCCAACCCCTCAACGAAGGATTCATCGGCCTCTACGTCTGCGGCCCCACCGTCTACAGCGACGTGCACCTGGGCAACGTGCGGACGTTCACGAGTTTTGACATCATCTACCGCCACCTCCTCCACCGCGGCTACAAGGTCCGCTACGTGCGCAACATCACCGACGTGGGGCACCTCACCGACGAAGGCGAGGACAAAATGAGCAAGGGCGCCCGCGTCGCCAAGCTGGAGCCCATGGAGGTCGCCCAGAAATACACGGTCGGTTTCCACGAGATGATGCGCCGCTTCAACAACAAGCCACCCAGCATCGAGCCCCGCGCCAGCGGCCACATCATCGAGCAGATCGAGATGGTGCAGGAGATCCTCAAGAACGGCTACGCCTACGAATCCAACGGCTCCGTTTACTTCGACGTCGCCGCCTTCAACGAGAAAAACGATGGCATGTACGGCCACCTCTCCGGCCGCAAGATCGACGAGCTCCTCGCCGAAAGCCGGGAACTCAAAGCCCAGGGCGACAAGCGCAACCCCACCGATTTCGCCATCTGGATGAAGGCGACGCCGGACCACATCCTCCGCTGGAACAGCCCCTGGGGTGAAGGCTTCCCCGGCTGGCACCTCGAATGCTCGGCGATGAGCACCAAGTACCTCGGCGAGCAATTCGACATCCACGGCGGCGGCAACGACCTCAAATTCCCCCACCACGAAAACGAGATCGCCCAGAACGCCGGCTCCTGCGGCTGCGGTGGCGCCCGCTACTGGCTCCACACCAACATGCTACTGATGAACGGCCGGAAGATGTCCAAATCCGACGGCAACACCATCACGCCCCAGCAACTCTTCACCGGCGATAGCCCCCACGTCACGGACAGCTACAGCCCGATGATGCTACGCTTCTTCATGCTCCAAACCCACTACCGGAGCCCGATGGACCTCACCGACGAAGCCCTCCAGGCCGCCAAAAAAGGCTACGCCCGCCTCACCGAAGCCTGGGCCAATCTCCAAAACCTCGAAGGGCAGGGCGGCGCCCAGAACGGTACCGTCGGCAAGGAACTCACTGCCGGCCTCGCCGCTGCCTACGCCGAAATGGACGACGATTTCAACACCCCCAAAGCCCTCGCCAAAGTCTTCGAATTGGTCAGCCGCATTAACGCGCTCAAGGGTGGCCAACTCAGTTTAAAGGAAGTGAGCAAGGAGACCCTCGAGATCTTCCGCAACGACCTCGGTACGCTGCTTTTCGACGTCTTCGGCTTGCAAGATGAGGGCGCTGCCGCAGGTGCCAACGATGAGGCGTTCGGCAAGGTGATGGACCTCGTCCTCGACCTCCGCGCCCAGGCCCGCGCCGAAAAGAACTGGGGCATGTCCGACAAGATGCGGGATGGCCTCAAAGCCGCCGGCGTAGTGGTGAAGGATGGCAAGGATGGTTCCGAATGGAGTGTGGAGTGA